One segment of Triticum aestivum cultivar Chinese Spring chromosome 2A, IWGSC CS RefSeq v2.1, whole genome shotgun sequence DNA contains the following:
- the LOC123191737 gene encoding uncharacterized protein yields MAQWKVQCGEWRAGVGMGGLESLLGRSDKVKIVKIARAPLLIHQPAAATLSLVFPTEPIPGHQPHRDPIRRIRIQRQPVSPATHAYTSRSARSDLDRGNRPSLPSGARSPSPRTTSRSISIAGRNPAGTRRHCRGFGTASSSSLVRGRHCPDPVLADRIHPSSPFLVLPVPQVAPLLLFSGHGASASSAIRDAQGPILAPSSDLDSEPSPAPCQAIVVFLVVKCPRCRPGPRRPPLLLLPEEDERFARQPLLTRTHVGRCLPKAQRAPASPDPALVAALTMHLASVGCVLLPGPAAPPHRLAQIRPLRSPTTASPK; encoded by the exons ATGGCTCAGTGGAAGGTCCAGTGTGGAGAATGGCGTGCCGGCGTGGGCATGGGAGGCCTTGAAAGCTTGCTGGGGCGCAGCGACAAG gtcaaaattgtcaaaattGCCCGAGCTCCCCTCCTGATCCACCAaccagccgccgccaccctctcccTTGTTTTCCCCACCGAGCCAATCCCAGGGCACCAGCCTCACCGTGATCCGATCCGTCGGATCAGGATCCAACGACAGCCAGTGTCCCCAGCCACCCACGCCTACACCTCCCGCAgtgctcgatccgatctggatcgaggcaaCCGCCCCTCGCTCCCGAGCGGAGCTCGATCCCCGTCGCCACGCACTACTAGCCGGAGCATCTCCATCGCCGGCCGAAACCCCGCAG GAACTCGCCGCCACTGCCGTGGATTTGGAACAGCGTCGTCGTCGAGCTTAGTCCGCGGGCGCCATTGCCCGGACCCAGTGCTAGCCGACCGGATCCACCCGTCTTCGCCGTTCTTGGTGCTGCCGGTGCCCCAAGTTGCCCCGCTACTGCTGTTCTCCGGCCATGGAGCCTCGGCCTCCTCTGCTATCCGCGATGCCCAAGGCCCCATCCTCGCCCCCTCCAGCGACCTCGACTCTGAGCCAAGTCCCGCGCCATGCCAAGCTATCGTCGTCTTCCTCGTCGTCAAGTGCCCGCGTTGCCGTCCAGGACCCCGCCGGCCTCCCCTGCTTCTGCTCCCGGAGGAGGACGAGCGCTTCGCTCGCCAACCACTGctcacacgcacgcacgtgggCCGATGCCTCCCCAAGGCCCAACGCGCTCCAGCCTCGCCTGATCCAGCGTTGGTCGCTGCGTTGACCATGCATCTAGCCTCCGTGGGCTGCGTCCTGCTGCCAGGCCCAGCTGCACCTCCCCACCGTCTGGCCCAGATCCGACCCCTGCGCAGCCCGACCACCGCAAGCCCAAAGTGA
- the LOC123189293 gene encoding putative pentatricopeptide repeat-containing protein At5g08490: protein MLLLTRLAKPGCCSPTTSPRVAHAALGWNRFFHTGDAHNVFGAMPAPDHRQCSELLRSRTASGDHYGSVCLVRGMLGRGLRPDRLALAAAIKSASALPDGGALGRCLHGFVVRLGNATGVAVAKAIMDMYGRRGALTDARLVFDEMGCLDAVCWNILITGASRAGYFDDVFALFRSMLACGVDESMPTAVTVAVVIPVCAKLRDLTAGRSVHGYVVKTGLESDTLCGNALVSMYAKCGAGGITDDVHRAFSSIHCKDVVSWNSIIAGYSENGLFEEALVLFGQMISEECLPNYSTVANILPVCSFMEYGSNYGKEVHGFVFRFGLYMDISVCNALITHYSKVCEMRVVESIFRSMNSRDIVTWNTIIAGYVMNGCNSRVLGLFRRLLSTGMTPDSVSFISLLTACAQVGDVKGGMAVHGYIYRHPVLCQETPLMNALISFYNQCDRFDDALHSFADILDKDSVSWNAILSGCANRKEHIEEFAKLFCEMCRKVTRCDSVTILNFIRMSTFCGAKRVREAHGYTLRVGYIGEISVANAILDAYAKCGQPQDADTLFRNLAGRNIVTGNTMISCYLKNNSVEQAERIFNQMPEKDRTTWNLMIQLYARNNMSDQAFCLFHQLQCPDTVGITNILLACIHLSSVQLVKQCHGYMLRASLEDIHLEGALLDAYSKCGNITNAYNLFRLGPNKDLVIFTAMIGGYAMHGMAEEAVELFYEMLTLDIKPDHVALTALLSACSHAGLVDAGIKVFKCARDIYRVEPTAEHYTCMVDLLARSGRLQDAYSFALDMPPHMANANVWSSLLGACKVHGEVGIGQLAADHLFSMEAGDIGNYVIVSNIYAADEKWDGVEHVRKLMKSKDMKKPAGCSQALVYSQ, encoded by the coding sequence ATGCTCCTCCTCACAAGGCTGGCCAAACCCGGGTGCTGCTCTCCGACGACCTCCCCGCGTGTCGCCCATGCTGCTCTCGGCTGGAACCGATTCTTCCACACCGGCGACGCACACAATGTGTTCGGTGCGATGCCTGCACCGGACCACAGGCAGTGCAGTGAACTTCTCAGGTCGCGCACCGCGAGCGGGGATCACTACGGGTCCGTCTGCCTCGTCCGCGGGATGCTCGGGCGGGGCCTCCGGCCCGACAGGCTCGCGCTCGCCGCGGCGATCAAGTCGGCGTCGGCGCTCCCCGATGGCGGCGCCCTGGGGAGGTGCCTCCACGGGTTTGTTGTCAGGCTCGGGAACGCCACGGGCGTGGCGGTGGCGAAGGCGATCATGGACATGTACGGGAGGCGTGGGGCTCTCACGGACGCCCGCCTAGTGTTTGATGAAATGGGCTGCCTTGACGCGGTATGTTGGAACATCCTGATCACTGGGGCCTCCCGGGCTGGGTATTTTGACGACGTATTTGCCTTGTTCCGGTCGATGCTTGCGTGTGGTGTAGATGAGAGCATGCCGACTGCGGTGACGGTGGCTGTCGTCATTCCGGTATGTGCAAAGTTGAGAGATTTAACGGCTGGGAGGAGTGTCCATGGCTATGTCGTCAAGACTGGGTTGGAATCTGATACTTTGTGTGGGAATGCATTGGTATCCATGTATGCAAAATGTGGTGCAGGTGGAATCACGGATGATGTGCATAGAGCCTTTTCTTCAATTCATTGCAAGGATGTTGTTTCATGGAATTCGATCATCGCAGGATACTCCGAGAATGGGTTGTTCGAAGAAGCACTCGTACTATTTGGTCAGATGATCTCAGAGGAATGTCTTCCGAATTATTCAACGGTAGCTAATATTCTTCCTGTATGCTCGTTCATGGAGTATGGGAGTAACTATGGCAAAGAAGTTCATGGTTTCGTGTTCCGGTTTGGCTTATATATGGACATATCTGTTTGTAATGCGCTGATAACTCATTATTCCAAGGTGTGTGAAATGAGGGTTGTGGAATCAATATTCAGAAGTATGAATTCAAGAGATATTGTTACATGGAACACAATAATTGCTGGATATGTGATGAACGGGTGCAACTCTAGGGTGTTAGGCCTGTTCCGTAGGCTTCTGTCTACAGGAATGACCCCTGATTCTGTTTCTTTCATTAGTCTGCTCACTGCTTGTGCTCAAGTAGGTGATGTCAAAGGAGGGATGGCAGTTCATGGTTATATTTATCGGCATCCAGTACTTTGTCAGGAAACACCCTTAATGAATGCTCTTATTAGTTTCTATAACCAGTGTGACAGATTTGATGATGCTCTTCATTCTTTCGCTGATATTTTGGACAAGGATTCAGTATCATGGAATGCAATTCTATCGGGCTGTGCTAACAGAAAAGAACATATTGAGGAGTTCGCCAAACTCTTCTGTGAAATGTGCCGCAAGGTAACTCGTTGTGACTCAGTCACAATCTTGAATTTTATCCGCATGAGTACCTTCTGTGGTGCTAAGAGGGTCCGGGAAGCTCATGGATATACCTTGCGAGTTGGTTATATTGGGGAAATATCAGTTGCAAATGCTATTCTCGATGCATATGCAAAGTGTGGTCAGCCGCAGGATGCAGATACACTTTTCAGAAACCTAGCCGGCCGGAACATTGTAACAGGCAATACTATGATTTCTTGCTACCTGAAAAATAACAGTGTAGAGCAAGCTGAGAGAATCTTCAACCAAATGCCTGAGAAAGATAGGACAACATGGAATCTCATGATCCAGTTGTATGCACGCAATAATATGTCTGATCAAGCTTTCTGCCTGTTTCATCAGTTGCAGTGTCCCGATACTGTTGGCATTACAAATATTCTCCTGGCTTGCATCCATTTGAGTTCGGTACAACTTGTGAAACAATGCCATGGCTACATGCTCAGAGCATCCCTAGAAGACATCCATCTTGAAGGAGCTCTTCTTGATGCATATTCAAAGTGCGGGAATATAACCAATGCATACAACCTATTTCGACTCGGCCCTAACAAAGACCTTGTCATATTCACTGCCATGATAGGAGGCTATGCAATGCATGGAATGGCAGAAGAGGCAGTGGAGCTGTTTTATGAAATGCTTACACTTGACATTAAGCCAGACCATGTAGCTCTAACTGCTCTGCTGTCAGCCTGCAGTCATGCTGGGCTTGTTGATGCAGGAATCAAGGTTTTCAAGTGCGCCAGAGATATTTACAGAGTTGAACCGACAGCAGAGCACTACACATGCATGGTTGACCTTCTTGCCCGCAGCGGGCGTCTCCAAGACGCATACAGTTTTGCGTTGGATATGCCCCCTCACATGGCCAATGCAAATGTATGGAGCTCTCTGCTAGGAGCATGCAAGGTCCATGGAGAGGTCGGAATCGGCCAACTCGCAGCTGATCACTTGTTCTCCATGGAGGCCGGGGACATAGGGAACTATGTCATTGTGTCAAACATCTATGCAGCTGATGAGAAATGGGACGGTGTGGAGCATGTCAGGAAATTGATGAAGTccaaggatatgaagaaacctgcAGGATGCAGCCAGGCACTTGTTTATAGCCAGTGA
- the LOC123189294 gene encoding uncharacterized protein, with protein MYRPKISNSGWAAFDRRLRGTADAGDDVDVNSFPALSGSRGSSSASSSAIGNNNMPKAKPFASVIRPPVEFAVVGNENGNRHLTDHMVRTNSGVNSASGNKIKLLKDAHSWADSNLIEDILAGVDNDVGQASVLLKSMVAPDFMPRGDRTTGQPPFEMNKAHGSVSGNTIAENKHSNESQLLPPQMNLISIPQEPELEEFDDDYLNHRKDALKMMRAATKHSQAASNAFFRGDHAAAKELSLRAQEEWLAAEKLNNKAAEEIFHLRNSNNNIWKIDMHGLHASEAVTALERHLHMLEFQPPGNNPTSTDELDKSEPTIAVPNEVAAEKVVVFLRPRQSVLEVITGIGRHSKGQASLPAAVRGFLIENGYRFEELRPGVFSVRPKFRRG; from the exons ATGTATAGGCCGAAGATCTCCAATTCGGGGTGGGCTGCTTTCGATCGCAGGTTGCGTGGCACAGCTGATGCAGGCGATGATGTTGATGTCAACTCATTTCCTGCTCTCTCGGGTTCTAGAGGCTCCAGTTCTGCCAGCAGCTCAGCTATAGGAAATAATAATATGCCAAAGGCAAAGCCTTTTGCATCAGTGATTCGCCCCCCTGTTGAATTTGCAGTTGTTGGTAATGAAAACGGAAATAGGCATTTGACTGATCACATGGTGAGAACAAATTCTGGTGTAAACTCTGCATCTGGTAACAAAATTAAGCTCCTGAAGGATGCTCATAGTTGGGCCGACAGTAATTTAATTGAGGACATATTGGCTGGCGTGGATAATGATGTTGGCCAGGCATCTGTTTTGCTGAAATCCATGGTCGCTCCTGACTTTATGCCAAGGGGGGATAGAACAACTGGTCAACCTCCTTTTGAGATGAATAAAGCACATGGTTCAGTGTCAGGAAACACTATAGCAGAGAATAAACATTCAAATGAATCACAACTGTTGCCACCGCAAATGAATTTAATCTCTATACCCCAGGAGCCTGAATTAGAAGAGTTTGATGATGATTACTTAAACCACCGGAAAGATGCATTGAAGATGATGAG GGCTGCCACAAAGCATTCTCAGGCTGCCAGCAATGCATTCTTCAGAGGTGACCATGCTGCTGCCAAGGAACTCTCCCTCAGAGCTCAAGAAGAGTGGTTGGCTGCTGAAAAGTTAAATAATAAGGCAGCAGAAGAAATATTTCATCTCAGGAACAGCAACAATAACATTTGGAAGATAGACATGCATGGTCTACATGCATCAGAGGCTGTAACTGCATTGGAGAGGCATCTTCACATGTTAGAGTTCCAGCCACCAGGGAATAATCCAACTTCAACTGATGAATTAGATAAGTCTGAACCCACAATTGCTGTCCCAAATGAGGTGGCAGCAGAGAAAGTGGTGGTGTTTCTTCGCCCTAGACAGTCTGTCTTAGAGGTGATCACAG GGATTGGCAGGCACAGCAAAGGACAGGCTTCACTGCCTGCTGCAGTCAGGGGCTTCCTTATTGAAAATGGGTACCGATTTGAGGAGCTGAGGCCTGGTGTTTT